In Ancylothrix sp. D3o, the following are encoded in one genomic region:
- a CDS encoding AAA family ATPase has translation MSDIFKGFEELLELAKTLEEKIQQGDIKTDIRINTGTLRSIPTQGNIPRNTQPRSPSPEVIITPPPQTTNKNSQTSPSKLTEKIGGLGEVIKELRELIEIPLKRPELLQKLGLEPTRGILFVGPPGTGKTLTARTLSEQLGVNYIAITGPEIIGKYYGEAETKLREIFAKATASAPCLIFIDEIDTLTPNRQQVEGEVEKRIVGQLLGLMDGFSPSTGVIVLAATNRPDSLDPALRRPGRFDREITFRVPDRQGRLEILQLHTQSIPIDNTVNLSEIADICVGFVGADIKALCQKAAYNALRRSVPTPDSPTPDSLSVTHSDFLAALKDIKPSVLRSLEVETPSVAWEDIGGLEAIKQTLQESIEGALLYPELYRQTRAKAPRGILLWGPPGTGKTLLAKAVASQARANFISITGAEVLSRWVGAAEQAVRELFTKAAQASPCVIFIDEIDTLVPARGVNLGDSGVSDRVVGQLLTELDGLQASPDILLIAATNRPEAIDPAILRAGRLELQIEVGLPDVNSRMSILQVHNQDRPLQDVDLGEWAGRTEGWNGADLAYFSNQAALEAIRKFRAGGGSNPQEIRVNHADFEHAYAVVCGSKGGDW, from the coding sequence ATGAGCGATATATTTAAAGGCTTTGAAGAACTCCTAGAACTCGCCAAAACCCTAGAAGAAAAAATCCAACAAGGCGACATCAAAACCGATATCCGCATCAACACCGGCACCCTCCGCAGCATCCCCACCCAAGGGAATATTCCCCGCAACACCCAACCGCGATCACCATCCCCAGAAGTCATCATCACCCCCCCACCGCAAACCACCAACAAAAACTCCCAAACTTCCCCCAGCAAACTAACAGAAAAAATCGGAGGTTTAGGAGAAGTCATTAAAGAATTGCGAGAACTCATAGAAATTCCCTTAAAACGCCCAGAACTATTACAAAAATTAGGTTTAGAACCCACACGCGGCATCTTATTTGTTGGCCCCCCCGGCACCGGCAAAACCCTCACCGCCCGTACCCTTTCCGAACAATTAGGAGTTAATTATATTGCCATCACCGGCCCCGAAATTATCGGCAAATATTATGGGGAAGCGGAAACAAAATTAAGAGAAATTTTTGCCAAAGCAACCGCCTCCGCACCTTGTTTAATATTCATAGATGAAATAGACACTCTTACCCCCAACCGGCAACAAGTAGAAGGCGAAGTTGAAAAACGAATTGTTGGGCAATTATTAGGCTTAATGGATGGTTTTTCACCCAGCACCGGCGTCATCGTTCTCGCTGCAACCAACCGGCCCGACAGCCTCGACCCAGCCCTGCGTCGGCCTGGCCGGTTTGACAGGGAAATAACGTTTCGCGTCCCCGACAGACAAGGACGCCTAGAAATCTTGCAACTCCACACCCAAAGCATCCCCATCGATAACACCGTCAACTTATCCGAAATAGCAGACATCTGTGTAGGCTTTGTGGGTGCAGATATCAAAGCCTTGTGCCAAAAAGCCGCCTACAACGCCTTGCGCCGCAGCGTCCCCACGCCCGACAGCCCCACACCCGACAGCCTCAGCGTTACCCACAGCGACTTTCTAGCAGCCCTCAAAGACATCAAACCCTCGGTATTGCGTTCTTTGGAAGTTGAAACCCCCAGCGTCGCCTGGGAAGACATCGGCGGCTTGGAAGCAATCAAACAAACTCTACAAGAATCAATCGAAGGAGCGCTACTCTATCCCGAACTTTACCGCCAAACCCGCGCCAAAGCGCCGCGAGGCATCTTGTTGTGGGGGCCCCCTGGCACCGGCAAGACGCTCTTAGCCAAAGCCGTCGCCTCCCAAGCGCGGGCCAATTTTATCAGCATCACCGGCGCCGAAGTGTTGAGCCGGTGGGTAGGAGCAGCCGAGCAAGCCGTGCGCGAGTTGTTTACGAAAGCCGCCCAAGCCTCACCCTGCGTGATTTTCATCGATGAAATTGATACCCTTGTCCCCGCCAGAGGCGTAAATTTAGGAGACTCAGGCGTAAGTGACAGAGTGGTGGGCCAGTTGCTCACCGAATTGGATGGGTTGCAAGCTTCCCCGGATATCCTTTTGATTGCTGCCACAAACCGGCCCGAAGCCATAGACCCTGCAATCTTACGGGCTGGACGTTTGGAGCTACAAATAGAAGTGGGTTTACCAGATGTAAATAGCCGGATGTCAATTTTACAAGTCCACAACCAAGACCGGCCCCTGCAAGATGTCGATTTGGGCGAGTGGGCCGGTCGTACCGAGGGCTGGAATGGGGCAGATTTAGCCTATTTCAGCAATCAAGCCGCTTTGGAGGCAATTCGCAAATTTCGGGCCGGCGGCGGTTCAAATCCCCAAGAAATCCGCGTAAATCATGCCGATTTTGAGCACGCCTACGCCGTTGTCTGCGGGTCTAAAGGGGGGGATTGGTAA
- the hrcA gene encoding heat-inducible transcriptional repressor HrcA, which yields MSQVQIHLNDRQQYILRCTVRHYIATAEPVGSKVLAEEYNLNVSPATIRSCLGYLEKAGLLYQPHTSAGRVPSDSGYRIYVDQLITPSETLSRRMENLLRDRLNFEDWSLEALLRDAAQLLATLSGYITLITLPQSNTSRLRHLQLITVDSQRVMLIVVTDALETKSTLMELPKTPEGEDLDTELLERTLQILSNFLNSKLRDRPLSDLSKLDWGELDREFQIYAEWLRAMITDWTRRFKTPAATRLVVSGVSEVLRQPEFSELNQVQTLMQLLEEEQEQLCPLIFENPEPENSGKRVNVRIGSENPIDTIRTCTLISSPYRRGGVPVGSVGVLGPTRMRYENAIAMVEAAADYISEALS from the coding sequence ATGTCTCAAGTACAAATCCATCTCAATGACCGGCAACAATATATTCTCCGCTGCACTGTGCGGCATTATATCGCAACTGCGGAACCTGTAGGCTCAAAAGTTTTGGCAGAAGAATATAATTTAAACGTCAGTCCTGCTACGATTCGGTCTTGTTTGGGATATCTCGAAAAAGCCGGTTTGCTTTATCAACCTCATACCTCTGCCGGTCGTGTTCCTTCCGACTCTGGTTATCGCATTTATGTAGACCAACTTATCACACCTTCAGAAACGTTATCCCGCCGCATGGAAAATCTACTCCGTGACCGGCTAAATTTTGAAGATTGGAGTTTAGAAGCTTTATTGCGAGATGCAGCGCAACTTTTGGCAACCCTTAGCGGTTATATTACTCTGATTACTCTACCCCAAAGTAATACAAGCCGGTTGCGTCATTTGCAATTAATTACCGTTGATTCTCAGCGGGTGATGTTGATTGTTGTCACCGATGCGTTGGAAACAAAATCAACTTTAATGGAACTGCCAAAAACCCCAGAAGGAGAAGATTTAGACACGGAATTATTAGAGCGAACTTTGCAAATTTTATCGAACTTTTTAAATAGCAAATTGCGGGATCGACCTCTCAGTGATTTGTCTAAATTAGATTGGGGAGAACTTGACCGCGAGTTTCAAATTTATGCAGAGTGGTTGCGTGCTATGATCACAGATTGGACGCGCCGGTTTAAGACTCCAGCCGCCACCCGACTTGTGGTTAGTGGTGTTTCGGAAGTGTTGCGACAACCGGAATTTTCAGAACTAAATCAAGTGCAAACTTTGATGCAGCTTTTGGAAGAAGAACAAGAACAACTTTGTCCCTTAATTTTTGAAAATCCCGAACCAGAAAACTCAGGAAAGCGCGTAAATGTTCGCATTGGTAGCGAAAATCCTATCGATACTATTAGGACTTGTACGCTGATTTCTTCGCCTTATCGACGGGGTGGGGTGCCGGTGGGAAGTGTGGGAGTTTTGGGCCCGACGCGGATGCGATACGAAAACGCAATTGCTATGGTAGAAGCCGCCGCAGATTACATCTCGGAAGCCCTGAGTTAA
- a CDS encoding DUF2834 domain-containing protein: protein MKRKNLFWVLWLGVIIYAFFLAPPDNYEETFELIKRLSTGQIEGINPLIVSLFNIMGVWPMIYGCVLFFDGRGQKVPAWPFAALSFGVGAFSLLPYLALREPNPEFTGQKNLFLKILDSKITAILLLLGSAGLVAWGLINGDWADFFVQWQNKRFIHVMSLDFCLLCLLFPAVLGDDMARRNLKNPTLFWVVSLIPLLGPAAYLCLRGPVATHTDL, encoded by the coding sequence ATGAAAAGAAAAAATCTATTTTGGGTACTTTGGTTAGGCGTGATTATTTATGCGTTTTTTCTCGCCCCGCCAGATAATTATGAAGAAACGTTTGAACTAATTAAAAGACTATCCACTGGCCAAATAGAAGGCATTAATCCTTTGATTGTTTCTTTGTTCAATATCATGGGAGTTTGGCCAATGATTTATGGCTGTGTGTTGTTTTTTGATGGTAGGGGGCAAAAGGTGCCGGCGTGGCCGTTTGCTGCTCTATCTTTTGGCGTAGGCGCTTTTAGCTTATTGCCTTATTTAGCCTTACGAGAACCTAACCCAGAATTCACCGGCCAAAAAAACCTCTTTCTCAAAATCCTCGACTCAAAAATCACCGCAATTTTGCTACTTTTAGGAAGTGCCGGTTTGGTTGCTTGGGGTTTAATTAATGGCGACTGGGCAGACTTTTTTGTGCAATGGCAAAACAAAAGATTTATTCATGTAATGAGTTTAGATTTTTGCTTGCTCTGCCTGTTATTTCCTGCTGTACTTGGCGATGATATGGCAAGAAGAAATTTAAAAAACCCGACATTATTTTGGGTTGTTTCTTTGATTCCTTTATTGGGGCCGGCTGCTTATCTTTGTTTGCGCGGGCCGGTGGCTACCCACACCGATTTATAA
- a CDS encoding DUF2834 domain-containing protein, which produces MRKLVIFCIWITFVIYTIKVAPLDRPDTAEIVSKLLTLRWGELNAYIPALFSLMGVWPIIYACLMFVDGKMQKKVRAWPSFIGSNGTGIICLTPYLLLRERQQEFVGVKDKWLEMLDRRKTGLALLLSTIGCIAYAVIFGSWQEYVHQFQNVAFVHLISIDFCLMCVLFPLTELFDDDMAKRGIKDRRIYWAVALIPLFGPLVYLCLRPPLAETTKLSLERTGYPNISLPLVE; this is translated from the coding sequence ATGAGAAAACTGGTTATCTTCTGCATTTGGATAACATTTGTTATCTACACCATAAAAGTAGCGCCCCTCGACCGGCCCGACACCGCAGAAATCGTCAGCAAATTATTAACATTACGCTGGGGAGAACTCAACGCTTACATCCCGGCGCTTTTCAGCCTCATGGGAGTATGGCCGATAATTTATGCCTGTTTAATGTTTGTTGATGGTAAAATGCAAAAAAAAGTCCGAGCATGGCCGTCTTTTATTGGTTCAAACGGGACAGGAATTATTTGCCTAACTCCCTATTTACTGTTGCGAGAACGGCAGCAAGAATTTGTGGGGGTAAAAGACAAATGGTTAGAAATGCTAGACCGAAGAAAAACCGGCCTAGCTTTGTTATTATCGACCATTGGTTGTATAGCCTACGCGGTGATTTTTGGAAGTTGGCAAGAGTATGTTCACCAATTCCAAAACGTTGCCTTTGTTCACCTGATCAGCATAGATTTTTGCTTGATGTGCGTGTTGTTTCCCCTCACAGAATTATTTGATGATGACATGGCAAAACGGGGAATAAAGGACCGGCGAATTTATTGGGCAGTTGCCTTAATTCCGCTGTTTGGGCCCTTAGTTTATTTATGTTTGCGTCCGCCGTTAGCAGAAACAACAAAACTCAGTTTAGAAAGAACCGGTTATCCTAATATATCTTTGCCGTTAGTGGAATAA
- a CDS encoding SRPBCC family protein: MLHFERSTLINAPVEVVWGFHERADILQVLTPPWQPVEVIRREGGLDVGAISEFRLWLGPVPVRWLAEHSECEKYRFFTDVQVEGPVVSWVHRHVFEERNGGTKLRDAIDFELPGGLVAEGVIGWWVYSRLEDMFKYRHQVTKRECEGGY; encoded by the coding sequence ATGTTACATTTTGAACGTTCTACGCTGATTAATGCTCCTGTTGAGGTGGTTTGGGGTTTTCACGAACGTGCTGATATTTTGCAGGTTTTGACGCCTCCTTGGCAGCCGGTTGAGGTTATTCGTCGGGAGGGGGGTTTGGATGTGGGGGCGATTTCTGAGTTTCGGCTTTGGTTGGGGCCAGTTCCTGTTAGGTGGTTGGCTGAACATTCGGAGTGTGAAAAATATCGCTTTTTTACGGATGTTCAAGTTGAGGGGCCGGTGGTTTCTTGGGTTCACCGGCACGTTTTTGAGGAGAGGAATGGGGGAACAAAGCTACGCGATGCGATTGATTTTGAGTTACCAGGGGGTTTGGTTGCTGAGGGTGTGATTGGATGGTGGGTTTATTCTCGTTTGGAGGATATGTTTAAGTACCGGCATCAGGTGACGAAACGTGAGTGTGAGGGTGGATATTGA
- a CDS encoding CPXCG motif-containing cysteine-rich protein: MDSSAEFFCAFCGEVNYTVVDFGGGFSQSYVEDCQVCCQPNVLYVRVDEDTLEIEIDSEPES; encoded by the coding sequence ATGGATAGTTCGGCTGAGTTTTTTTGTGCTTTTTGTGGGGAGGTTAATTATACTGTTGTTGATTTTGGTGGGGGGTTTTCTCAGTCTTATGTTGAGGATTGTCAGGTTTGTTGTCAGCCGAATGTTTTATATGTTCGGGTTGATGAGGATACGCTTGAGATTGAGATTGATTCGGAACCGGAAAGCTGA